In a single window of the Zea mays cultivar B73 chromosome 5, Zm-B73-REFERENCE-NAM-5.0, whole genome shotgun sequence genome:
- the LOC103627040 gene encoding probable pectinesterase 56, with protein MVMTATVNVVADGFLAQNLTIRNKAGPKGRQAVALRSNSNRTVVFGCAIEGFEDSLYAENGVQVYLETDIYGTVDFIFGNAKAVFQRCRIRVRRPIPGKHNVVTAQGCDNNMYENSGFVFHRCSVEADPNPWPVGQNLTGVETFLGRPYRKYSHVIFMECQLSDVVRWCGVEIVAEGVEDCVPAGLSVDAAATSQ; from the exons ATGGTGATGACGGCCACCGTGA ATGTTGTAGCCGACGGCTTTTTGGCCCAGAACCTGACGATCCGTAACAAGGCCGGGCCGAAAGGAAGGCAGGCGGTGGCTTTGAGGTCAAACTCCAACCGGACCGTCGTATTTGGCTGCGCTATAGAAGGCTTCGAAGATAGCCTGTACGCCGAAAATGGAGTCCAGGTGTACCTGGAGACGGACATATACGGGACCGTGGATTTTATATTCGGAAACGCGAAGGCGGTCTTCCAGCGTTGCCGCATCCGGGTGCGGCGGCCCATCCCCGGCAAGCACAACGTGGTGACGGCGCAGGGCTGCGACAACAATATGTACGAGAACTCCGGCTTCGTCTTCCACCGGTGCAGCGTCGAAGCTGACCCGAATCCATGGCCGGTGGGCCAGAACCTGACCGGCGTGGAAACATTTCTGGGCCGGCCGTACAGGAAGTACTCCCACGTCATTTTCATGGAGTGCCAACTCAGCGACGTCGTGAGGTGGTGTGGTGTGGAAATCGTGGCCGAGGGTGTTGAGGATTGCGTGCCTGCAGGTCTGTCCGTCGATGCGGCAGCGACATCGCAATGA